The nucleotide window GCCACCATCCATCGGAAATTACAACTGGCAAGCTCTCATCAATGCTCTTAACACTCTTCACCGCCCTTGAGTagtatttcttttgtttcttggCGTCATTGTCGAAGGCCGCTTCATTAACGATTTGCAACCCtatgatattttcattaCCTTGGCATACGTCGGTCACAATAAATGGTATTACCTCATTTACCATTATATCAACATATGAGCGACTACCAAAAAAGGAAGCCGTTTTGACGCTTTCACCGCTATGAGAATCCGTATTGGCTCCTCCAGGCAGTCCATGAATGTCAACTAGAATACCaatgtcattttcttctgctttttttatcagatCCTTGAACGCGTCCCACGGTTTAGCCTTGGCGTACACATTTTGCAACGATTCGAATGCCAATGATTTAACAAACTTACCATTTCCCACATGCCAGTACCCGACGGGCACTCTCAAAGCAGTGATTCCCGCTTCTTCCTTCAGCCACTTCCAATCAATTTTACTAATGTACTCTTTGTAATGCCTGCTGAGGTTTTCAGCAGCTTCATCAACTGACGTTTCTTTAACCTGTCTGCTAACTGCATCATATTCATTATCCCCGCCTTTCTCAAATATAGTATCGTAAATCCATGACTCGTTAACAAAGCAAGACCCCAGATTCACTCCATGGTTGTAGCGATTTCTGTATATCTCCCTCTTTGATATATCACCGGCTGTTGGAATTGAGATTCCAAAATTGGTCTGGGAGTTTCCACCGTGATGCTCTTTAGCGCTCTCgaatttttgtttgattTTGTGAAACATGATGGCTGATAAGACTTATTTTCACTGTGAATCGATGTTAACAGATAGAAGGGAGGACTATTATGTAAATGGTTTTCCATGGTTGTTCATCACGTATGAATTGTGGATGTAGTCCATAAATGCCCTTAAAAGGCTCCCCTAACAGGCAATCCTCGTCAAAAGCGACCTGTATTTTTGAGATATACAAACGGATCTGCGGGTAACCTTTGGGTTTATATGGATGATCGGGTAACCCGTAATTTAATGCAATGCTGCAACAGCTGAGAAAATATCACATGTGACATCACTGATCACGAAATTACCACCTACACGTGAAGCGCCAGTTATCTTTAAAGATGTCCTTTTAAACACATAATAATCAAGAATTCAACCGGTTGACCTGGCGCATGAAATCTTGGTCAATAGGTCTTGGTCAGTAAATTTTGGAATGCCTTGTAAAGACTGTCAGTTCATTTCTCTCTATGATCGTAGATAAAGGACCCGAGTTGAGTGAAGCATCTTACAGGGCTCAGAGCTGTTGGCCTGAGGATTACTCGATACGTTTCCTCGACACGTTTCCTCGATACGTTTCCTCGAAACGTTTCCATGCTAGTTTAGTGCgttgaaatttcttgaatacTTCATTGTAGTGGGCTCTAGTACGAATTGTTACCCCGCAAAATTGACAAGATGTCGAATCTGAGTTTTAACTCCAGCACAAACATCAGGGAACTGAATTATGAAGGAAATATCTACGAGTCTCCGCCTTTTTGTATGATATGGCCAAACGTAAAGCACGGCTACCTCTTGGTTAGTATAAGGCGTACGAATGAATTTCAGAGGGTGCAGGTGATGCATGGTTTAGCTGTATGTATACTTGAATTACTACATTAAATGGCATCGCTCGTACGCGTTAGTTGACGCGCTCACGATTAACacaaataaagaaattgaattcatCGGATACATACATCTACACAGATAGCAGTACACAGAGAAGTATGACGGAGGGTCTCACAAAGGAGTTCTTCGACAAAACTGAAACCGATGATACTCTGCAGAATATCAGGAAA belongs to Zygotorulaspora mrakii chromosome 1, complete sequence and includes:
- the MRX18 gene encoding 17-beta-hydroxysteroid dehydrogenase-like protein (similar to Saccharomyces cerevisiae YBR056W; ancestral locus Anc_3.266), which produces MFHKIKQKFESAKEHHGGNSQTNFGISIPTAGDISKREIYRNRYNHGVNLGSCFVNESWIYDTIFEKGGDNEYDAVSRQVKETSVDEAAENLSRHYKEYISKIDWKWLKEEAGITALRVPVGYWHVGNGKFVKSLAFESLQNVYAKAKPWDAFKDLIKKAEENDIGILVDIHGLPGGANTDSHSGESVKTASFFGSRSYVDIMVNEVIPFIVTDVCQGNENIIGLQIVNEAAFDNDAKKQKKYYSRAVKSVKSIDESLPVVISDGWWPQQWSDWLEKEKLDTSVVIDSHVYRCFSDDDKSKNADSICKDIPNSINFPRDKADYVVGEFSCVLDGETWSKTKETRDECVKKFGNSEIKQFSQVASWGWFFWTLQFKYGDGGEWGLKPMTEKGAIPKRPKDASIPPDENKIKDIIKEHNDYWKDKGGDKMEHWRFEDAIRCAIADIEAFHKFDGSRLGRWHAWSEQRKLQHIQEKGESDYIWEWKQGYQRALDEFNGYHY